In one window of Bifidobacterium sp. WK041_4_12 DNA:
- a CDS encoding aldo/keto reductase family oxidoreductase has product MKNIPIGTADMAASRIALGVMRMDVLNKYDAANVLNTVLKRGVNFFDTADIYGFGAGHAHASSEVFGTALKDTGVERSDVFIQTKFGILIDYSNGSARRYDSSVKNLTESLDGELVALGTDYVDSVLMHRPDPLVDADEFANVIDTLISSGKVRHVGVSNMDPWQIEYLQSSLKTHIQVDQLQFGLMHTPIIDAGIHVNMSDDDAISREGGILPYSRLRNITIQAWSPFQSDTQYGAFIGNPHFPELNNELDRQAQKHNTTLNAIATAWVLYHPANIQIILGSMNPQRLSQMIDGDTVQLERQDWWDLYKAAGHRVP; this is encoded by the coding sequence GTGAAAAACATACCTATAGGAACCGCCGACATGGCCGCGTCACGTATTGCTCTTGGCGTGATGCGCATGGACGTACTGAATAAATACGATGCCGCGAACGTTCTGAACACCGTGCTGAAGCGCGGCGTGAATTTCTTCGATACGGCCGACATCTATGGATTCGGCGCGGGTCACGCCCATGCGAGTTCTGAGGTGTTCGGAACTGCACTGAAAGACACCGGCGTGGAGCGATCAGATGTCTTCATTCAAACGAAATTTGGCATACTGATCGATTATTCCAATGGCAGTGCCCGCCGCTACGACTCGTCCGTCAAGAATCTAACGGAATCGCTGGATGGAGAACTCGTCGCATTGGGAACCGACTATGTCGACAGCGTGCTCATGCACCGCCCAGATCCACTCGTTGACGCAGATGAGTTCGCCAATGTCATTGATACACTGATCAGCTCCGGCAAAGTGCGTCATGTCGGCGTGAGCAACATGGACCCCTGGCAGATCGAGTATCTGCAGTCTTCCTTGAAGACCCATATTCAAGTAGACCAGTTGCAGTTTGGGCTGATGCACACGCCAATCATTGATGCCGGGATACACGTGAACATGTCTGACGACGATGCAATCAGCCGCGAGGGTGGCATCCTGCCATATTCACGACTACGCAACATCACCATTCAGGCGTGGAGTCCCTTCCAATCCGACACCCAGTACGGCGCGTTCATTGGAAATCCGCATTTCCCGGAACTGAACAATGAGCTTGACCGACAGGCACAGAAACACAACACCACACTGAATGCAATCGCTACGGCATGGGTACTGTATCACCCTGCAAACATACAGATCATCCTCGGATCGATGAACCCGCAACGGCTGTCACAGATGATCGACGGTGATACCGTTCAGCTCGAACGTCAGGACTGGTGGGATCTGTACAAGGCAGCAGGTCATCGGGTGCCTTGA
- a CDS encoding Crp/Fnr family transcriptional regulator → MDKTVKDPSHAHHVSPTHDHRCAGLVPLFSELPQNDQDFIDSQLHHRIFEMGDQVFMPGDELKLLIVARGSMKVYRMSRSGREQLLRVQKPGGYEGEAWLLGQPNDSLYGQALETTEVCLLSHSAFHKVLLEQPLLSVRLLELNAAKLVSLEQLNGFLGMDRVEERLATYLLDIAKASGSLRFSLPIRMKELAHLLGTTPETLSRKLKVLEDDGLIARRRREIQILNQDELEDI, encoded by the coding sequence ATGGATAAGACGGTTAAAGATCCGAGTCATGCACATCACGTAAGCCCCACACACGACCACCGCTGCGCCGGACTTGTGCCGCTCTTCTCCGAACTGCCGCAAAACGACCAGGACTTCATCGACAGCCAACTGCATCACCGCATCTTCGAAATGGGCGATCAGGTGTTCATGCCCGGCGACGAGCTGAAGCTTCTCATCGTTGCCAGAGGCTCCATGAAGGTCTACCGCATGAGCCGCAGCGGGCGCGAACAACTGCTCCGCGTGCAGAAGCCCGGCGGGTACGAAGGCGAGGCGTGGCTGCTCGGTCAACCCAACGACTCTCTCTACGGACAGGCCCTTGAAACCACTGAAGTGTGCCTTCTCTCCCACTCCGCCTTCCACAAAGTACTTCTTGAGCAGCCCCTCCTCAGTGTTCGGTTGCTGGAGCTCAACGCCGCGAAGCTCGTCTCGTTGGAGCAGCTCAACGGGTTCCTCGGCATGGACCGTGTGGAGGAGCGTCTGGCCACCTATCTCCTCGATATCGCCAAGGCGTCAGGCTCGTTGCGTTTCAGCCTTCCGATCCGCATGAAAGAGCTGGCGCACCTTCTCGGCACCACACCCGAGACACTGTCGCGCAAGCTGAAGGTGCTGGAGGACGATGGGCTCATTGCACGGCGGCGGCGCGAGATTCAGATTCTCAACCAGGATGAGCTGGAAGATATCTGA
- a CDS encoding TetR/AcrR family transcriptional regulator: protein MSRTVLDPDRRRQRTQQAIFDAFAGLFAVENYSDITVQQIIREANIGRSTFYDHYQSKEDLLDDLCVDMFHHVASPRPSTLQDHGFEQRPGELMPALTHLLFHLREDNARLRGLLTGTSSGLFLKKIKPYLHALVKDELRADQHCYLCDEVPEDFLINHIVGCFTTAVDWWASHDFKESPITLNSYLCTLLPAEITAGEHTSIHKK, encoded by the coding sequence ATGTCAAGAACCGTACTTGATCCGGACAGGCGTCGGCAACGGACACAGCAGGCGATCTTCGATGCCTTCGCCGGACTGTTCGCAGTGGAAAACTACTCTGATATCACCGTGCAGCAGATCATCCGCGAAGCGAACATAGGCCGCAGCACCTTCTATGACCATTACCAGTCAAAGGAGGATCTGCTTGACGACCTGTGCGTCGACATGTTTCACCATGTCGCTTCGCCACGACCTAGTACCTTGCAGGATCATGGATTTGAGCAGCGTCCCGGCGAACTGATGCCCGCACTCACACACCTGCTTTTTCATCTTCGTGAAGACAACGCCAGACTTCGCGGATTGCTTACAGGCACCAGTTCGGGACTGTTTCTCAAGAAGATCAAACCCTACCTGCATGCTCTGGTGAAAGACGAACTTCGAGCCGACCAGCACTGCTATCTATGTGATGAGGTTCCCGAGGACTTTCTCATCAACCACATCGTAGGATGCTTCACCACTGCTGTGGATTGGTGGGCTTCCCATGATTTCAAGGAATCACCCATCACATTGAATTCATATCTTTGCACGCTTCTGCCAGCGGAAATCACTGCAGGCGAACATACCAGCATCCACAAGAAATGA
- a CDS encoding DNA-binding protein, with protein sequence MTNTTSAQPLTPQERYEQEAAQSDKDHHTPTAGAMTGHIISNLFLDILKIRQAKLFAKGTTRLFLEQHAAQWIAVETETIERLDSVLVSDNEMVPTTTEQLNEYGKLTEDPVRKYAAGEDQLTDLIHDFDWQLIFVGKAIALADNEGKTALSSVLSDFRFWAKQQILEAQLFLGNDPTDGLYKEVDDDDDDDDDE encoded by the coding sequence ATGACAAACACCACGAGCGCACAGCCCCTCACCCCACAGGAACGCTACGAGCAGGAAGCCGCGCAATCCGACAAGGACCACCACACCCCCACCGCTGGCGCGATGACCGGCCACATCATCTCGAATCTCTTCCTCGACATCCTCAAGATTCGTCAAGCGAAGTTGTTCGCGAAGGGCACCACACGCCTCTTCCTCGAGCAGCACGCCGCACAGTGGATCGCCGTTGAGACGGAAACGATTGAACGCCTCGACTCGGTGCTGGTCAGCGACAACGAGATGGTGCCGACCACGACTGAACAGCTCAATGAATACGGCAAGCTCACCGAGGACCCGGTACGCAAATACGCAGCGGGCGAGGATCAGCTGACCGACCTCATTCACGACTTCGACTGGCAGCTCATCTTCGTCGGCAAGGCCATTGCCCTGGCGGATAATGAGGGTAAGACCGCGCTTAGCTCGGTTCTAAGCGACTTCCGCTTCTGGGCCAAGCAGCAGATTCTCGAGGCGCAGCTCTTCCTCGGCAACGATCCGACCGACGGTCTGTATAAGGAAGTCGATGATGATGACGACGACGATGACGACGAGTGA
- a CDS encoding heavy-metal-associated domain-containing protein: MHKAILKVNGMTCPSCLTTIQTALTKQNGVGEVNVLFNAGKVKAAFDENATDAQTLANVVSELGYSVEKVTVKEQK; the protein is encoded by the coding sequence ATGCATAAAGCAATTCTGAAGGTCAACGGGATGACATGCCCGTCCTGCCTCACCACCATCCAAACGGCATTAACAAAGCAAAACGGCGTCGGAGAGGTCAACGTGCTCTTCAACGCAGGCAAGGTCAAGGCAGCCTTCGACGAGAACGCGACCGACGCACAGACTCTCGCCAACGTCGTCAGCGAGCTGGGTTATTCAGTAGAAAAAGTAACAGTAAAGGAGCAGAAATAA
- a CDS encoding heavy metal translocating P-type ATPase — MTLTDLLPHAGGLIARYPAMAVTAFVGVCSAGLWNPGTPWHQGAVWLIVALVVYTAIDTIHEMIVAFRKGRVGVDLLALLSIASTAMVGEYWAAWLVCLMIRTGEMIEIYAQRRAQESLTALVDAAPATANVVTRTGNDLLSSPWQVRQIDQVKVGDVLIVRPGETVPSDGELLSDRATLDMSAINGESMPVHVGKAGHVLSGSINGEMALAMRVATPPNESQYQRILDLVKTARESRAPIVRTADTLAIPFTILSLILAGAAWALTGNPVRFPQVLVLATPCPLLIAAPVAYMGGTGRLARSSIIIKRQEILEVLGKVTHIFFDKTGTLTSKQPQVTRVELAEGFEHTDSTWILCAAGALESNSVHILAKGIVSAAERTGKETLLATDIREQPGQGVQGVVDGKTVCVGRAEFVVGNGLSLPGKSDEWSQQSRSQWNKWDKAALNEMAAYVSIDGTPAARIILRDVPRPAARASIERLRVLGIHKITMLTGDHMDSAQIVAKEVGIQDVRASLLPEDKFAAVHANRAEQSETDVKHHAEITMMVGDGVNDAPVLAAANVGIAMTDGSSTAASQSSQVVIMNDDIGGVPSAVEIARMTRKIMLQAVVGGLVVATACMVLAAFGLISVVLGALIQEGIDAASILWSLRTAFISQKTLQVVR; from the coding sequence ATGACTTTGACAGACCTTCTCCCCCATGCAGGTGGATTGATTGCCCGTTACCCGGCTATGGCGGTAACTGCATTCGTCGGTGTGTGCAGTGCGGGGTTGTGGAATCCGGGCACACCTTGGCATCAGGGAGCGGTGTGGCTGATTGTGGCTCTAGTCGTCTATACAGCGATCGATACGATTCACGAGATGATCGTTGCTTTCAGAAAGGGCAGAGTTGGAGTCGATCTTCTTGCGTTGCTCTCTATCGCATCAACGGCAATGGTGGGAGAATACTGGGCTGCTTGGCTAGTATGCCTGATGATTCGTACCGGTGAGATGATCGAGATATATGCGCAGCGACGCGCACAGGAAAGCCTAACTGCCTTGGTCGATGCAGCACCCGCAACGGCAAACGTTGTCACGAGAACAGGGAATGATCTGCTGTCTTCTCCCTGGCAAGTGCGACAGATAGACCAGGTGAAGGTGGGCGATGTCCTCATCGTCCGACCTGGTGAAACAGTTCCTTCCGATGGTGAGCTTCTCAGCGATCGGGCCACCCTTGACATGTCCGCAATCAACGGGGAATCGATGCCTGTGCATGTCGGAAAGGCTGGGCACGTGCTTTCGGGATCCATCAACGGAGAGATGGCGCTTGCCATGCGCGTTGCGACTCCTCCAAACGAATCGCAGTACCAACGCATCCTTGACCTCGTGAAAACGGCAAGGGAGTCGCGCGCGCCAATAGTTCGAACAGCCGACACCCTTGCGATTCCATTCACGATTCTGTCACTGATCCTGGCAGGCGCGGCATGGGCTTTGACCGGCAATCCGGTCAGATTCCCACAAGTGCTTGTGCTGGCGACACCATGCCCATTGCTTATCGCGGCACCCGTTGCATATATGGGAGGAACCGGACGTTTGGCCCGGTCCTCCATCATTATCAAACGGCAGGAAATCCTGGAAGTGCTTGGGAAGGTGACCCACATCTTCTTTGATAAAACTGGAACCCTTACAAGCAAACAACCCCAGGTGACAAGGGTTGAACTGGCCGAGGGGTTTGAGCATACAGATTCGACATGGATACTTTGTGCTGCAGGGGCGTTGGAAAGCAATTCGGTGCATATTCTGGCCAAAGGCATTGTTTCGGCTGCCGAACGAACAGGGAAGGAGACATTGCTTGCAACGGATATTCGTGAGCAGCCAGGCCAAGGTGTACAGGGGGTTGTAGACGGAAAAACCGTTTGCGTTGGCAGAGCTGAATTCGTTGTGGGAAATGGCTTGTCGCTGCCAGGCAAATCAGATGAATGGAGCCAACAGAGCCGGAGTCAATGGAACAAGTGGGACAAAGCTGCATTGAATGAGATGGCTGCATATGTTTCCATCGATGGCACGCCTGCCGCGAGGATTATTCTGCGTGATGTACCGAGACCGGCTGCCCGAGCATCCATCGAGAGATTGCGCGTGCTGGGCATCCACAAGATAACGATGCTTACAGGCGACCATATGGATTCGGCACAGATCGTGGCCAAGGAGGTTGGCATCCAGGATGTGCGTGCGTCCCTGCTACCGGAGGATAAATTCGCTGCGGTTCATGCAAACCGTGCCGAACAATCGGAAACTGATGTAAAACATCATGCCGAGATAACGATGATGGTTGGTGACGGTGTCAACGATGCACCCGTACTTGCTGCTGCGAATGTAGGCATCGCCATGACTGACGGGTCATCCACGGCGGCATCGCAATCCTCCCAGGTGGTCATCATGAACGATGACATTGGCGGAGTGCCTTCGGCTGTTGAGATTGCCCGCATGACGCGTAAGATCATGTTACAGGCGGTTGTAGGAGGACTGGTTGTTGCAACAGCGTGTATGGTTCTTGCAGCATTCGGGCTTATTTCCGTTGTCCTTGGAGCGCTTATCCAGGAAGGCATCGATGCAGCCAGCATCCTATGGTCACTGCGCACCGCATTCATCTCACAAAAGACTCTCCAAGTAGTGCGCTGA